The following nucleotide sequence is from Malania oleifera isolate guangnan ecotype guangnan chromosome 4, ASM2987363v1, whole genome shotgun sequence.
TTCTTGAGTTTCACCTGGAAAATGTCTATTCCAATCTTATTTCATATAGAATAACACAAATATGTACACGTTACTTCTTTCTAAATTACTGTCTCtctatacagtttttattacacACATCTTGTTTCATTCTATTCTTAAATACATTCTGCAAACAAACATaacaagtgagagagagagagagagattttataTTCCATAATAACTTGAAGCCCTTACAATTCCAATGCATAATCAACACCACAGTACCTCAACAGCATTTCATCTTGCACTTTACAGTGCAGATGGAACAAAAAAATGTAACTTAAAATGAAACTTGTTGCTATGCTTTGAGAAGGTAAGCATCTATCTCACTAGCAACATTTGCAAGAAACTCAAGATGAGAATATGGGGTGGGAACATCTTCATTTGCCTTCTCATACTCTATAGTCCATTTCACCACATTCTTACCATGATCCTCTGAAATAGCCTGCAGGGTGGCCTTGAAATTCCTGTAATACTTTGTGACATCTCCACTAATGATCCCATAGGTGATTGAATTATTCTTCTCGTCTATGGCATCAATCCTGTCCTTCGTAATTACAGGACCACCTGCGTACATTTGCCAAGATGCATCCATTAGAATAATTCAATATCCA
It contains:
- the LOC131153162 gene encoding MLP-like protein 423, with protein sequence MAQICKLETQTGIKCSPQMFFNIYKNKSCLMPMISPDKFQSIEVLEGDGKSVGSIRLWTYVMGGPVITKDRIDAIDEKNNSITYGIISGDVTKYYRNFKATLQAISEDHGKNVVKWTIEYEKANEDVPTPYSHLEFLANVASEIDAYLLKA